The Alligator mississippiensis isolate rAllMis1 chromosome 14, rAllMis1, whole genome shotgun sequence DNA segment CAAGTAAgtactgctgctttccttcccgAGTCCTAATGCAAACCAGAGAGGAATCATGGGAGTTCCCTCTAGTTCTTTAATGCTTCTTCACGAGAAGCCTGTGAAAGCCTGCTCCATGGAACCTCTTCTGGCCCCTTTTTCCAGGCAATATTTGTACCTTGCAGAtggcgcacacacaaaaaaatcactgTGGCTAATCTCCCTGTCAACATTTTCAAGCAAGACAGACAGGAAAAATCATATCACCAGTTTAAATGTTAAAACTTGAGTTAGGTTTCTTAGTGCATAGAAAGAAGCTAGTCTGGGTGTTGTTCCAATGCTAGCAATCTTTAATAATTAGGACACTAAAGCTGTTATATGTGGTCATATTTAATTGCAAAAAGAAGCTTTCTGTTTGAGTATAACATACTGGCAAGCTCCCTAAACATGCGGGAACATCGctggtagaggtgcactgatataccAGTTGCATATTGGATCAgtgctgataaaaggaaaattaacactATTAgtttcagccaagaaaatctttatcggtgcacccttaATCGCTGGTCTTTGATAGGGATGAGCCGTGTTTGAGGTGTGTGGCAAAGGAAGTGCTAAAGGCAACATCAGCAGTCAAATATATAGCACTGTTGGAGCTCTGACCATTCTAGCATCTCCCCCACGTCCAGAGAGAAGGCAGAATGGATAGCTGCACCTTCCTGTCTCTATGCAGGCCGCTGCACAGAAGCAATAAGTCTCTTCTTTCCCTTTATGCAAAGCCCCCAGTAGAACCATATAGAAGCTTTAGTGAAAGCCAGACCacccagtgcagtgcagtgcaggcaggaaataAACACGGTGTCATTTAACCCTCAGCATAAACGAAGATAGCAAGAGTCTGATCAAAGAACACATCCTCTGTGTCAGATATGCCTTCAGCGCAGTCCTTACCAAGTAAGTTTTAAATAACAAAATGCTCTTGCTAACACTATTCTATTCAcaagcggggtgggggtggaagggagcatGAAATCCCAGGTGAGGCTTTACCAAAATCGTTTTTTGAAATGTTGTTCACTTAACTGTCAGTTCCCCGTACCACTGAGGACAAATACTTTGTTTGTGCTGTGAGAATGTGTTGTAACTATGCACTTCCAACTTGAATCTATTTAACCTTAAAAATATCTAGATTTCAGGACAGACTGAAATGTCGTTGTAGATAAACATGACACTTTTCCTAAAGCTGGATACAAGacaactttctctctctcttgtttaaTACCTACTACCAATAGAGCCAGATAAATGAACTAGACTAGATGGACCTTGCAGTGTTAATCACTTTTGTCTACAGGCCAACATCTATAATATACGTGAATGTTAGTCAAGGGATCTCCGAGAACAGAGAGATCCAGTTTAACGTAAGTACAAATTCAGCGGCACTGAGTTACACTTCCAAGGTGAAGAGACAAGAGGGTTAGCACTCATCTTTGTGCATTTCCCTTTGTAGATAAATGGTGAAAACAGCTTCAGAGCTCCAATTGAATTACAGATTTTGGTTCCTATCAGCATTCAAGGTCATAACGTAACGAGTATAAGAAATGCAACTGGAAAACAGGTAACTCTTTTTTTCATTACTCCTTCCAGATCCAATTTCCTTGTCTATGGTCTTTAATGGAATCGGATCAAACCTGTATTGACAAGCACATGGTCTCCAGTATGCCTTGCACAATGCATTTTAATATATCCCTACTGTAATAAATTAATCCCAAGTTAACTGTAAAGTTTGCCAGGATAAAAAAAATTGAGTGTCTAAACTGAACAAGTACCCCAAAGTGCGCTAATTGTTGGCCATATCTGCATGGCGCAGGGAAACATGGCATAACAGTGAAgtacattaaaattaaattttttgttttaatgaccTAAGATTAAAAGTAGAAAAGCAGTTTAAGAAGAACTGAAAGTTCCTTTAACTTAACTGATTGAGTTCAAAACAAAAAATTGAAGAGATAGGAATACTTTTAATATCCGAACATGAAATGTTTCACTGCTTCGTTTTTTGTGCATGTGCAACAACAGATCTTCAGGCTTAGCTTTAAATGCTAAAATCCATACAGGCTACCGTAAAAACAAAGCCCCCATGGATCAGTCATGGACATAGTAATTAGACGGATGTTATCTGTGCAACGCCAAAAAATTGTCAGTATCATAACAAAGCTCTGAAAACGCAGCGAAGGACAAATATATTTGGTCACTGGAAAAGTCTGCTGTTGTGTAGAACGTCCTGAGCTGAGCTAAAATTCAGTACTTCATTATGGaagttttggagttttttttttactgctcttTGGCTGGACGTTTTCGGTTTATGTGCATGGCCCATGCTATTCAGAAGCTTGTCTGCCAAGTAGTGCAACCACAGTACATTGCTGTGAGGGTGATAGTCAGACCAGCTGTTGGAGTTCTCCTCTTTCATCTTCCTGTAGATATCAAACTGGTAGTCTCCCGTCCCCTGGAACAGCTCTTCATCAGTAGAAAGGTCACAAAAAACAGTTAACCCATCTTTCTCCAGTCTAGAGAGGGTGTAATCTATGATGCTGACATGGACCCCGTGCGTGGGGATCGCGTACGTCGTTCCATTCAGCATGTAACTGAGCTCTTTGACGTTAGTTTTCTTGACAAGAACGTTCCCCCAGTGCAAGTCTCTGTGCTCAAAACACAGCACCTCCTCGGCCACAGCCAAGGATGCAGTAACTTGATGCAGGATGCTCTTTGCTGTTAGCACTGAGCTTATGGTCTTCATCGTCTCCAAGTTGCTGCCTCCAAATTCAAACTCCAAGACCATGAAGAACTGCTGATCTCCAAACAGGTCTGGCCGATCGTTTTCAGATCCTGTCTGTTTGTGGTACGTGTCCCAGGCTTTCAGGAGATGCTCCGGATAGGCCCCCTGGACACAGTGCACAGAGTACAAGCCAATGAACCCCACAGTCTGGCTTACAATCTCTTGAGACAGAAGGCTGAGCTCCTTGGAGATGATGATCTCTGGCAGGATCTCACTGAAGCTCTTCTGAGCCTCCCCATTGACTTTCTCACTCCCTTCGATGGGAATAATCTTTAAAGCCACAGGCCCTCTCTCGCTCTCCGTCTGGAAAACTTCTCCAAACACCCCTTCCCCGATCTTCTTACACTTCTTCATTTTCTGTGGGGGAATGCATTTTTCAAAGGAAACGGGGCCTTCCTGCTTGCACTCCCCATACACCTTCTCTGCATCCGTGAGCATCACCTCCAGGATGGAGTGCGACTTCATGGGCGTCAGCAGCACAATGGGAGAAGCCGGCCAATTCGCGCGACCAACGCTGTTGCTGAACGGGGTCTTCGGGTACCTCGCAAGCTGGGACTTGAAGGAAGGGGTGCAAGGGATGCTCCCGCAGGAATGATCTGCTGCCGCAACTTTCTTCTTCTTGTGAAAGGACATAGATGCCCgagccctgctccagctcagggaaTCGTTGAGCAAAGAATAGTCCTTTACGAGAAGAGATGACAGCTCCAGCGCGtggtctcctcctctccccctcatctGCTCCTGGAAGAAGGAGCCGTTAGCCTGCTGCCGGCGCCTCTTCTTATTCTTCCCGACGGGACGAAGCCTCGTTTGCTTCCCCCACCGGGTGCTGCTGAACCCGCTGATGCAGGCCTTCCGGCAGGTGCCTCCGTTGCCATCTTTGGGAGCCACCTTGCCGCCTTTCTCCTTTCTCCGCGGGGCGAAAGGGGATGCCGGCGGCTGGCAACCGCCCTGCCCCCGGGAGGGCGCGGCCGGCGCTGCCTTCTGGCTGGACTTCAAACGAGCCAGCCACAACGGCACCGCCTGCGTGTCCAACACCACCAGCGGCTGCCGCGGGCACGTGTCCACATCGCGCTGGTGGCTCCCTTCggccccctctcccctcc contains these protein-coding regions:
- the HASPIN gene encoding serine/threonine-protein kinase haspin, producing MAAGGRARLLRTYARRGPALRRLPPAAPCFSPPQDRRRLFSSTSGSDGDDPDYRPPSPRRARPPHGSSPASRQPQRHRHVTRRRRRQGALPVRPPLLCSTPQAPGPAPRRSTRRSMLPELSSLLLLEDGDEDGDGRAEPASLLLFSPDESKEEEEEGGCVPPTPRAPATSPTRCCPSPASPAGAGCPGTCTRRGEGAEGSHQRDVDTCPRQPLVVLDTQAVPLWLARLKSSQKAAPAAPSRGQGGCQPPASPFAPRRKEKGGKVAPKDGNGGTCRKACISGFSSTRWGKQTRLRPVGKNKKRRRQQANGSFFQEQMRGRGGDHALELSSLLVKDYSLLNDSLSWSRARASMSFHKKKKVAAADHSCGSIPCTPSFKSQLARYPKTPFSNSVGRANWPASPIVLLTPMKSHSILEVMLTDAEKVYGECKQEGPVSFEKCIPPQKMKKCKKIGEGVFGEVFQTESERGPVALKIIPIEGSEKVNGEAQKSFSEILPEIIISKELSLLSQEIVSQTVGFIGLYSVHCVQGAYPEHLLKAWDTYHKQTGSENDRPDLFGDQQFFMVLEFEFGGSNLETMKTISSVLTAKSILHQVTASLAVAEEVLCFEHRDLHWGNVLVKKTNVKELSYMLNGTTYAIPTHGVHVSIIDYTLSRLEKDGLTVFCDLSTDEELFQGTGDYQFDIYRKMKEENSNSWSDYHPHSNVLWLHYLADKLLNSMGHAHKPKTSSQRAVKKKLQNFHNEVLNFSSAQDVLHNSRLFQ